From the Helianthus annuus cultivar XRQ/B chromosome 17, HanXRQr2.0-SUNRISE, whole genome shotgun sequence genome, the window TAATTATAAATGTACATTGAATGGAAATTACAAATTAATTGAATTAAAACACTACAACATATAATATATACACCTTTTATTTTGATCTGTTTTCTACTATAATACGAGGATTCATCATAAAGCAAATGACGATTTAAAGAGAGGAATGTGGACAACATGTGTTTCACAAAAAGGCAAAAAGTAAATTAGTAAATATGACAAAAGTAAATAATAAACATGAATAAATTCTTGACGTACACTTTTATTCATATATTGAAGGATGATGttatctttcttttttttttttccaaagtaTTATAACATGATAATTGAATGAATAGAACTAAAGAGATTGTTACAATATATAGACATGAATAAGGGCCAAAGAATAAATACAAATTATAATAAGGTACACTAGTTATGTATAGTTATCTAATATCCCCCTGCAAGCGAAACGGTGACGGTCCAATCCGAAGAATCTGACGAAAGATGATGAACTGAGGTTTGGAAAGACTTTTGGTAAAGATGTCCGCCACTTGAAGCTTGGTTGGAACAAATTTTGTAACTAACTTCTCTGAAGCAACAACAAGTTCTCGTAAAAAGTGATAATTAAGATCAATATGTTTAGCACATttatgagaaactggattttgcATGAGAAACAAAGCACTTTGATGGTCACACAGAATTGTTGGACAGTCTGCCGGTAGGGAGTGAAGTTCATGAAGAAGGTGGGTGATCCAAACCATTTCTGCAGCAGTGTTAGCCATGGCCCTATACTCAGATTCACCACTTGAGCGAGTAACAGTAGGTTGCTTTTTGGCACTCCAAGAGATGAGATTGCCCCCCTAAAAATATAGAATATCCATAAGTTGACCGGCGTGTTTCTAAACATCTGGCCCAGTCAGCGTCGGAGTAGCCCAATAAAGATGTGTGATTGGGACGACTGTAGTGTCGACCAAATGCAAGGGTGCCTTTAAGATAACGAATAATTCTTTTAACCTCCTGATAGTGAGTAATGGTTGGCGCATGCAAAAATTGACTGACTTGATTTACAGCATACGCGATGTCAGGCCTGGTGATCATCAAGTACTGGAGGGCCCCTTACAATTCACCGATAATGAGTAGCATCCGAGAAGGAGTCACCTGTAGACACAAAAGAAACATTCACGCTTAAAGGTGTTGGAGCTGGTTTAGCATCCAACATCTTTGCACGTGTTAGGATATCGTAAGTATATTTGGATTGATTTAAGAATAATCTGTTTTCTGTGTTGGTAACCTCCAGTCCAAGGAAGTAGTTGAGTTCTCCAAGATCTTTGATGGCAAATTCTTCATGAAGACAGTCGATAAATGAAATGAGAGCACTTGGTTGATTACCGGTGAggattagtgtcacaccccaaccgatgacggaaacattgGGATGAGatgaacaaattgctcaaaacatcataacactatgtaacaGTATAAATTAAATTGAATTTCATAAATTGCTAAAGTGTAATACAAGAAATCAACATAAACAACATTGTTTCGAATATACAACAACAAAATAGTTTAATCTAAGTGTGTTTCTGAGTCCACTTAAGTCTTGTTTCTTCACTTagcatcatcttgtctatcgaatctgcaacatgtattaaaatatgatcaacaaaaagttggcgagtatacaagtttgatacatagcataaaaatagttttaaaatAGTCTAACGGCTCGTATCCAACATAAATCACAATATGCAAGTTACTAGTATGTTGAAACGGTGTCAAgtatatgttcaaacccaagaaTCCAATGCGTTAAAATAGCCTATCCCGAAGAATAACGGGAGGTAACacgtttaacttaacaatactcCAAGACTCGTAggcggtgcattactcctatagcgctataattgttaaggtaggcttgtacgaagttaataagcatatagacacgaaaagtttacataacatacgagattaacaagcatcatatAGTATCATGTTTAACATGGATAGAGAGTGATTCAAATAGTTTCAAGTGTTCGTGTGTTTATAAAGGAATActtgttgcacccaaaagtgtttaaaagtaaaaatgggttcgagtatactcacaaaattgcatgtgctttccgattatccaatgtgacgaagttgttGAGACTAGAAAGTTGAATATGTTCGATTTGGAGTTTTAAGAGATGGTTACATTCGGTCTAAGAATTTGGAGTTTAAAGTACATGAAAAATAGACatgtgtgaaaataatcatcttgtacacataacacttgttcttgacactatcgaaactcaaaagagtttgtGTGTtttcatggattcaaaggtccattagaatcgtaacaagtgcATGGTCAAAGATGATGCAACTTACACTTGACAAATAACCAATAAGTTATCATCAAGGTCTAGTTACTTGGATAATTATTATAGATTATATGGATAACATTATGATTATTATATAGAGATTACAAAGTCCTATAGGttaagcatgaggtaggagattaaagtctctatttaggtacctctttgtgtcatataattcatacatgaggtaggaagaatcaagtcttccatttaggtacctctattgttcaccactacacttgttgttagaAACAACAAGaagggtcatgaacttacaaatAAGAAAGGAAAATGGATAACTAATCTATGGAAAAACATTAAGTAGCGAGTGGAtttttatgaaggatagcccaagctaatcctacAATCATACATACaccaagcttcaagcttgaacactacttgtggttaaaaccctaactaaaacagaATGTTTTTGAGGTTTTAACCTTTGATTTTACTTGTCTCatccttgtttttaagcccaactaaccattcaaTTGATTATGAGCATAAGGACATGGGTTTGAGATGAGATAAACTCAAGTTCAACTAAGATTAACAAAGTTTAAGTAAAAACAGGAACTTCAGTCCACTTTGGAGCCTATTTGGTGACATTCCAGACCTTGGTTTTATATGGAAAACATGTGGAAATGTTCCTTAGGTCGATCCAAGTGCTTGAGAAGAAGAATGGGTGAAAAAGACTAagtattgagtgagttatgctcactttaagTTACTACTTTAACCGAACCATAGTTAATTTAATCATACATTCATAGCACCGCATTTAACTAGGGTTAGTTAAATGAGTCTACGTTGGTAATTCAGGGAATTACCGGAACACACATATGACAACTCTCGAACGTTGGTGACTAACACGATTAATTATAAACGGACGGCTTACATGGTCAATGTGAATTATGTGTTTTAAATGTAAATTTCATGAGTTGGGTGCCTTGGTGTGAAAGTTGCGTAATTAGGGGGTGTTTAGAATAATTGTAAAACTTTTATAACCActcaaaaccctaaactcccCATAATTTCACTGTATGACAGTTTCTATCACTCTCTAACAATCTCCAATTCTTCTTCAATCATCCTTGGTTACAGAAGTTCACACATATCAATCTTTGATCTTCAATCCATCTAGATTTAATCAAAGGTAAGTTTTTATGATTATATGATACGTTGTTAGTCATGTTCTTTTGATTCATACAAACCCTAGATGATCCAAACAATTGATTGTGTGTGTAATTGATTATGCCAATGAATATGTAATTGTTTAGACTGAATGTTTGTGTAATGATAGGTTGATGTTGTGGTATGATAACACTGTTAGATTGATTGATATGATTCCTGACATTGTTGATTTTTGTACATCTGGGGGTTTCTATTCGTGGAAACCTTGAAGAATGGATTTTCTGATTTGTCAGACTTTGTGAAGTTACAAAGTAGTCCGCACTTGATTATATATCCGTATTTGTTAAAGAAATTAGTTGTCCGCACTTATAAAAGTGTAGAGGTGTCCGCACTTATAAGCCCCTTTACATGGCCGCACTTGTTACTTTTCAACATGTTCGCACTTGTAGTGATCTTAAGGAGTCCGCACATACTGTTTTAAAAACAAGTCCGCACATGTAAGTTTTTAATTGATCCGCACTTGTGATCTATAACAATGTCCGAACTTAAATACGTTGTTAATTGATCCGCACTTGTGATCAACTAAAGAATCTAATGTACTTACGCAAACTAATATTCTTGGGAGGAATACTTCTAAATGTATTGGTTTAATTTCGATGTTGGTTAATAAACTCGAACTCTATCATGAAAGTCCCTTCTTACATACCGAGCTAGTTGTCTGGGAGGCAGCGaattattagttgatagcgctattaggcctgacaaacctcacaccgtacctgggaggacaGGCGTAAACTAATGACCTTAAGCACTTTGATCAATGATTATAGACATTGATGAGGGCACCAAAAACAAACAGTCAATCGGTACAGAGTTTATTATTCGTAACATGTCTTTAAACTAAACACTTACATGATTTTTGTTAAACAAAACTGTGAATTCGctaactttatgttgacacacttttctgcatgcttgcaggtcgtcaGATGCATCATGGAATGGAACTTGCAGTCTGGGAAGCCGGTGTCGTCATGGGTCGTGTCATTTACGAAAACATCTAACGTTTACTTATGTTTCTAATCAAAATAATGTTGAATTGTTTGAACAATAATTTATGCTTCTGTTGAACGAatatttgtttgattttgaacGTTTGAAATGCACTTTTCTTATTGAATAAGAACTTGTGTTTATTATCCTACTGTTAGTTctatgtgattagtggctagatcctggtacgtcgcACGCCTCGCGGTGGACTCCGCATGtagtattttgggggtgtgacaaatcttGTCGTGAGGGATGTTAGGGTACCGGTACAGTACAGATACTCAGTACAGCAACCGAAAGAGAAAATAAAGCAAAGTAAATTCGTGATATGACCAAAAGCATATCTACATATGTTTTACATTTAttgtaaaacaaaaaaacaaaaaacattaCTCGTTCCGATAATACGATATTCGATCTTGGTATTGGTTCGACTCTTTGTACCAAAACTCGCTATTGCCAACTATTCCAAAAAATACTTTACTTTGAATATGatttttgttttagtaaaatttacACTAGAACGTTGAGGACAAAAACACCATCAtgttaattattttaataataataaacgaTAACGGaaacatattaaaaaataatttaaagcatattaaagtaaaaaaaaagggtGAAACTGAAATCtagaaaatatattaaaaatcgAATACCATTCACATTTCATAAGAATGGGATatgatcaaataaaaagtttattttgcgtAACTAGGATGAGAAAAAATTTTAACCTTttgtttttcaaatcaatggttaaaaTGATATGTAGGAAAAAAAAGGAGTGTAAGGATATTTTGTAAAATTTAACCTTttgtttttcaaatcaatggttaagatgatATGTAGGAAAAAAGAGGAGTGTAAGGATATTTTGGAAAATCTTATTTATtaactttctctctccacatgtaAGTCACATGCATATTAtacccccattttttaaacgttcataacttctttatacgacattattttttataaaaaatcatcaTAAAATCGAACGTcattttatctttaatttgagtacatATTGTTATATAAAATATGACAACTAAAAAACCTacaaaaatgtgttgtatttctaagttgtatataatttttttgtactggatttttgtactacatttttgtgttaatttttttttttggctgaatCTTTTTGTTGGATTTTTTTGTGCTAGAGTTTTTGTACTAGATGTTTTGTGCTATATGTTTTGTATAAAtgttttgtgctatatttttttgtactggatttttttttgtatttttgagaaaACAAAAGGAGTGTCACATATCATCTTTACACTTCTActtattttttttgttgtatttgtgAGAAAACATGTCATTTTATAGTTTGAAAATTGCTTATTTTATCTTATAAACAAATAACATTAGTTATCAAATAAAAAATGTTTTGCGGAAAAATGTAGCAAAATGTGACAACCTTGCCacacattttttatttttctagctTTTTAATATGCTTATTTTATTGTACTAACAATTAACAAAAATtgataaatatataataaaaatttgtGGGAAAATTGTGGCAGGTTGGTACAAATTTCCAcggttttggtttttttttagttttacaaATTGTactaactaataataataataataaaagttaataaataaaaaaaaacaatgctttatgggAACATTGTTGGTAACACGGTTAACTTTGCGAAAGAATTGCCACAAGTATAGGTTTGAAAAATTTTgggaaaattttttatttttaatatttgtcGGAAATTTGTGAGAAACCGGTCACCAAAATTAAGTTGTGGGATATTTGTCTTAATTTTTGTAGTAAAAGAAATCTGTTTTCTAGTAGTGTTATTGATAAATCCTTAGCAAATGTTTTCTATTGAATAAGAGTACTTCAGAAGGGTGAAAGCCTTTTCTTTTTGCTTTGGCATTTATATGGTATACTAACTTTTTTTGTGAATCACATGTTCAACTTTTAACATTTTAACTTATTATAAAAATGTGTCTTGTCATACAAGGATTCAATCATTTAAGTCTAATGGGATCACTATCAGAATATCATGTGAATAGCTGTTTAGATTGATTATGTAACCAAGCAAAGATTGATGCATGTTTTGCTAGCTTTATTCCATGCATCAATCATGTTTCTTCTTTAGTTACCCGTGTTGGCCACCACATATGGGCCCTTTTAGAATCTTATATAATAAGTAGTTTGGGATTCTATGCTTGATACAACATTGGAAGACAAGTAGATTCCATGTAATGCTACAAGTGTAGTATCATATACATTCATACTAGGCTTTCTTATAACTCACTCTAGGCTCTTTGTCACAACCTTAAGTGTCTATAAGTATATGCACTAGACATTGCAAGACCAAGAAcataaaacacaaacacatacacacaaATATCAATGGACGATTCTGAAGACTTGCAGATCAACAAAGATCTATTTGAAGCTCTGATGAAGAAGGACGATGCCAAAGTGCTTGACATATGCGCAGGCATTCCCAAGGGTCCATTGCATACTGTTACAATACACGAAGACACTGTGCTCCATATTGCTACTTACCACAAGAAAAACGACCTCGTATTATCCCTCCTTAACATGGTTCCTGCAGAAGATTCTCACAAACTTACTTGGCAAAACAAGAGCGGAAGTACCATCCTCCATGAGACCGGCACTAACAACAAGACAGTTGGTGCTGCAAGGGAAATGCTACGCAGGGCTCCTATGTTGCTCAGTGTAATTAACAAGAATGGAGAGCCTGCGTTATTCTATGCAGTGCGCCATGGGAAGACCAAGATATTTAAGTACTTACATGATGAAGTAACAAGAAGAATTCAAGGACCAGACTTGAGAATCTTTCTGCAAAGAGATGATAAATCTACCATACTCCATTTAGCAATCCTGAGCAGAAACTATTGTAAGTTCAGTTTTGTACATTTCTTAGCATTGTAAAATTTTGTCAGAAAAGGTTTCTTAGGATATTTTTTTCTGACGAATTTCTTTTTGTCCTAAATTTTTCTCTAGTTTTCTAGTAGCGGAGTATGTTTGTGTGAGTGTGTGTGTGATACCAAATTACCAACATTCTTTTGCGATCTTCCAGGGATGGCTTATGAGATTGCAGTAAGGCATAAAGAGTTGATGAAACAAAAAGATGAAGACAAGATGATACCACTTCAACTTCTTTCATGCCGATAACTGGAACTTTGTCCTACCAATTTTTTTGTGTGGATAATACACAGACGTAAGATACTAAAACAGCTCATTTTCTTTTTTGAACGGCACAACACAACTCTTAAAGCTTTACTTGAGACATAATAAGTTaaattaaaatacatatatatatatatatatagagagagagagagagagagagagttaggaACATGTGAGAAACACTAGGCTAATtaagaaacttgagaagcattctgtgCCACATATtttccctaagcttttcgtaatatacacatatgtatagtttaaaattgaccatatacatatatgcatattgtcaaatcttgaattatacacatatgtaaacagtcaattttaaactatagatatgtgtatattacgaaaagcttaggaaaaatgtgtggtccagaaggTTTCTCAAGTTTCTtatatagggtggacttctcttaggatccctaccctatatatatatatatatatatatatatatatatatatatatatatagggttaggttaacgtacaatggcccttatcgtacaatatgtacgcgatcatctcagccgtccgatctggtgcgaattcacttttgaacatgcgatttgtgctggaaaaccaacatgcgaaattgctttatataccaacatgcgatttcatcatatttaccaacatgcgaaattgctacAAAAAAGCCAACATGCGATTTTATCAAAAATATCAACATGCGATTTCGAACATGCTTTTTTATAAAGTGCGATTTCACAATATCGTACGTCTTGTACAttaagggatattgtatttttcactttaatatatatatatatatatatatatatgtataaaactAGGTGGTTTACTTAAGTAACTTAGCATCTtaagataaataaaataaaataatccaCATGTAGTTTTTAGTTGGAGATATACGTTTGTTTCTTTAATTTCACTCATTAGTCAATTTTTAAATAATCAAAACTGTGTAAGGAATGATGGACTATTAATCAACTATTTATAAAACTACAATAAAAATTTCAAAAGAAATCTAATCGAATTATACCTTCTAATAATGATAAACTTTGTTATGTATTTTGAATCAAGAGAAAAGTCCCTCGAATTCTAATTTCTTGTGCGAGTTTTGCCACCAATTTTACACACACATAACTGAAAATATTACAAACATAGatgtaaaagaaaagaaaaatcaGAGCCGTGTTTCCAGCCTTTTTACGGCGTTGTAAAAAccttaatttttttctttttgtaaagtttttttttttatgatttttggttaaaaaatttgaaaacaaaaccTTTTGTAAAGTTGAGTTCTTACAATTCTCACAACTTAGACGAGTTTTCAATTTATgttaaccctatatatatatatatatatatatatatatacattcttTCTTTTTTCGCTGTTTTGGTATTTTGGTTTCTATTAAAAACGTACACATTATTATCTTCATATCTGAATTTTCTTTTCAACTTTTCACAACTACTTTCGTAAAATCTAAGGGTTGTTTGGTTGTGGTAA encodes:
- the LOC110921590 gene encoding uncharacterized protein LOC110921590 gives rise to the protein MDDSEDLQINKDLFEALMKKDDAKVLDICAGIPKGPLHTVTIHEDTVLHIATYHKKNDLVLSLLNMVPAEDSHKLTWQNKSGSTILHETGTNNKTVGAAREMLRRAPMLLSVINKNGEPALFYAVRHGKTKIFKYLHDEVTRRIQGPDLRIFLQRDDKSTILHLAILSRNYWMAYEIAVRHKELMKQKDEDKMIPLQLLSCR